GGTGCAAAATTAGTTAAAAATCTTGAAGAACCAGAAGGAAACGTAACAGGGGTTTCCAACCAAGTTCCGATTGAACAAACCGTAGATCTTATTCAAGAGATTACACCAAATGCCAAGACAATCGGTGTTTTATATGCTAGTAGCGAGGATAATTCAGTATCACAAGTCGCTGAATTTAAAGAGGATGCTGAAGCTGCAGGCATTAATGTCATTGAATACGCCGTACCGTCAACAAATGAAATCACAACAACAATGTCGGTCATGACAGGAAAAGTTGATGCTATCTTTGTTCCACAAGACAATACCATTGCATCAGCCTTTACGACGGTTGTTAATGCTGCCAATGCTGCGAAAATTCCGATTTATTCATGCGTTGATACAATGGTAGAGCAAGGAAGCATTGCATCAGTTGCCCAAAGTCAGTATGATTTAGGTGTGGAAACGGCAAAAATTGCTGTTAAATTGTTAGCAGGTAAAAAAGTGTCAGAGGTTCCTGTCAATATTGTCAATACAGGGACGCCAACCCTTAATTTGAAAGCCGCACAAGAGCTTGGTATTACAATACCAGATAGTGTTCTTTCAGAAGCCACAGTGGCTGTTGAGGCAGATGATAATTAAGAAAGAAGGAGAAAAATCAGATGATTATTTCGTCAGTATCACAAGGGCTTTTGTGGGGAATTCTTGGTCTAGGAATTTACCTTACCTTTAGAATCTTGAACTTTCCAGATATGACAACAGAAGGCTCATTTCCGCTTGGAGGAGCAGTGGCTGTTACTTTGATGAACCATGGTTTTCATCCTGTTTTAGCAACACTTGCAGGAATGCTTGCAGGGTGTTTTGCAGGGCTTGTGACAGGCTTGCTTTATACCAAAGGAAAAATCCCAACCATTTTAGCAGGAATTTTGGTGATGACCTCTTGTAACTCAATCATGCTCATGATTATGAAACGTGCTAATCTTGGCTTGCTTGATATTAAAACATTGCAAGATTTATTCCCGTTTGCAGACAGCACTAACTTGCTGATTATTGGTCTTTTAGCGGTTGCTATTGTTATTTCAGGATTGATTTTCTTCCTATACACACGACTTGGTCAGGCTTATATTGCTACTGGTGATAACCGTGATATGGCAAAAAGTTTTGGGATTAATACCGACCGCATGGAAGTTATGGGGCTTACGATTTCAAATGGGTTGATTGCTTTGTCAGGTGCTCTTGTCAGCCAACAAGATGGCTACGCTGATGTCTCAAAAGGAATTGGTGTGATTGTTATCGGGCTTGCTAGTATCATTATCGGAGAAGTGTTGTATTCAACTGGTCTAACACTTTTAGAGCGTTTGATTGCCATTGTTGTTGGGTCGATTTTGTATCAATTCTTAATCACGGCAGTTATTTCCCTTGGCTTCAATACGAACTACCTCAAATTGTTTAGTGCACTTGTCTTGGCACTCTGTCTCATGGTTCCCGTTCTTAAAAATAAATTTTTCAAAGGAGTGACCTTATCGCGATGAAAAAAATTGTAGAATTAAAAAATGCTACCGTTCAAGTTAATAACGGTCTTGACGAGGTCAAAACAATCCTTGATGACGTGAATTTGACGATTTATGAACATGATTTTTTGACGATTTTAGGTGGGAATGGTGCTGGGAAGTCAACGCTTTTTAACGTGATTGCTGGAACTTTGATGTTGACTAGCGGAAGCATTTATATCCTAGACAAAGATGTGACGCATTCACCTGCTGAAAAACGTGCTAACTATTTGGCGCGTGTCTTTCAAGACCCTAAAATGGGAACAGCACCACGTATGACTGTGGCTGAGAATCTTCTTATTGCCAAATATCGTGGTGAAAAACGTGGTCTTTTGCCACGAAAAATTCATGCGTTTACCGATGAATTTCAAGCGTTGGTTGCACGAACTGGTAATGGTCTTGAAAAGCATTTGGAAACGCCGACTGGGCTTTTATCAGGCGGGCAACGTCAAGCACTTAGCTTGCTCATGGCAACGCTAAAACGCCCAGAATTGTTGCTACTTGATGAACATACGGCAGCCCTTGACCCTAAAACGAGTGTATCCTTGATGAATGTAACAGATGAATTTGTAACAGGTGACCACTTGACAGCACTCATGATTACACACCACATGGAAGACGCTCTGAAATATGGCAACCGTTTGATTGTTATGAAAGACGGCAAAATTATCAAAGATCTTAATCAAGACGAAAAAGCCCAAATGGCAATCGCTGATTATTATCAATTGTTTGAGTGAGAGAACAGCGCATTGTTATACAAAAACTAAAATGATATTTTTCTTAAAATGTAAGATAATGTTGTAAAAAAAACTCCATAAAGCACTAGCATAGTACTGTTAGTGCTTTTATTGTGATTAAGGTTTATGATAAAATAAATATAATTTTAAACAGAATAATGGGAGAACGGGATTTATGACGACAATTAGGAGTGATAAGGAGACTGCACAAACTTACGCTAGTCAGCTTGTGACTGCTTGTCAAACATTAAGTGACGTTGGTAATGCTAGTCAAGATACACAAACGGAGCTTCAAGGGAATACAAAAGCTCACGACCTTATGGAAGAATCAAAGTCTTTGTTAGCACAAATTGTGTCAAGTGTTGAAACAGCTTCTCAAAATCTTCATTCGGTAGCTAGTGATTTTGAAGTGGTGGATCAATTGGGTGCAGAAAGTTTTGGGAGTTAAGTTAGAGTGGCTAGTAAAGATAGATTAATTCAAAAAGAATGTCAAATTATTGCAGTTTTTTGAGGAAGCGACGACGGATAATCGTAAGCTTGCAGAAAGTATTTCTAATGATTTTGAATGGTATGATAGGGAAAGTCTAAGGTTAGAAAATAGCCTTTGGGAAATTTTAGAGCACAGCCATTATGCAGGCGAGATTGAGCTTAATAATAATCAGCAAAGAGGTTTTCGGTCACGAACTTTTGATTGTGTGATTGATTCGATTGTTGATTTAAAAAAAGAGGAGATACGGCTTGAAGATGAGATAGACAACGTCCGCAATGAAAGACGTAAGTTATCTTTACAGGGGGAGAAACGAAATGGGACTTAATATGACTTTGGAGCAGTCAGAAGAACAAGCAAGGAGCACGCAGTCTGTTTGTCAAGC
This sequence is a window from Streptococcus macedonicus ACA-DC 198. Protein-coding genes within it:
- a CDS encoding ABC transporter substrate-binding protein — encoded protein: MKNKALIGTLITLVILVAGSMIYDQTKSDSSKNDVVKIGILQYVTHDALDEIERGIEDGLAEAGYDSDNAEITVLNAEGDQSKIQTMSKQLVNAKNDVLIGIATPAAQGLASATSDIPVVMGAISDPVGAKLVKNLEEPEGNVTGVSNQVPIEQTVDLIQEITPNAKTIGVLYASSEDNSVSQVAEFKEDAEAAGINVIEYAVPSTNEITTTMSVMTGKVDAIFVPQDNTIASAFTTVVNAANAAKIPIYSCVDTMVEQGSIASVAQSQYDLGVETAKIAVKLLAGKKVSEVPVNIVNTGTPTLNLKAAQELGITIPDSVLSEATVAVEADDN
- a CDS encoding ABC transporter permease protein, with the translated sequence MIISSVSQGLLWGILGLGIYLTFRILNFPDMTTEGSFPLGGAVAVTLMNHGFHPVLATLAGMLAGCFAGLVTGLLYTKGKIPTILAGILVMTSCNSIMLMIMKRANLGLLDIKTLQDLFPFADSTNLLIIGLLAVAIVISGLIFFLYTRLGQAYIATGDNRDMAKSFGINTDRMEVMGLTISNGLIALSGALVSQQDGYADVSKGIGVIVIGLASIIIGEVLYSTGLTLLERLIAIVVGSILYQFLITAVISLGFNTNYLKLFSALVLALCLMVPVLKNKFFKGVTLSR
- a CDS encoding ABC transporter ATP-binding protein, whose protein sequence is MKKIVELKNATVQVNNGLDEVKTILDDVNLTIYEHDFLTILGGNGAGKSTLFNVIAGTLMLTSGSIYILDKDVTHSPAEKRANYLARVFQDPKMGTAPRMTVAENLLIAKYRGEKRGLLPRKIHAFTDEFQALVARTGNGLEKHLETPTGLLSGGQRQALSLLMATLKRPELLLLDEHTAALDPKTSVSLMNVTDEFVTGDHLTALMITHHMEDALKYGNRLIVMKDGKIIKDLNQDEKAQMAIADYYQLFE